A genomic stretch from uncultured Pseudodesulfovibrio sp. includes:
- a CDS encoding methyl-accepting chemotaxis protein, with product MLNNLKLGIKLSFGFGLVLLLTALVALIGINGMQNIQDRVDKADDVNRLVRFILESRIQEKNFMLRHQPEAVKNHAEILQKLVAQTRITNDKFNQQLNKDQMANVAKAVNEYQQAFATYMQLEENNQAAMKSMNDAAQIALHETDELRTEQQKQLAQLMASGSAELDIIEDKLLKADDANTMIKWFLDARMSEKDFIATHSEAHLEKNNENLKKILELAQNLKTRFRNPTNLGQIDTVEKALITYRGELDNLITYQKEQNVAEGTMLTTARKADEICRAARADQKTKMIKDIGSANITSSITAAAALILGILAAFFLTKAITKPIAMGVSFAKDMSTGDFTKTLDINQKDEVGMLAKALNDMITQLRSVVAEVEMATSNVAAGSEELSASSESLSQGATEQAASIEEVSSSMEQMASNISQNAENATETEALATKAASDAKRTGSAVNQTVEAMKSIAEKISIIEEIARQTNLLALNAAIEAARAGEHGKGFAVVAAEVRKLAERSGSAAAEISELSSSSVQIADKAGEMLQSLVPDIEKTASLVQEISASSNEQNAGAIQINQAISQLDMVIQQNASASEEMASTSEELSAQGQTLQATMSFFKVAEPTQYTSSHSANRISRPSAILPLPSRNMGKTMPESNGRVMTRDFDKDYERF from the coding sequence ATGCTTAACAATCTTAAACTCGGTATCAAACTCAGTTTCGGATTTGGTCTCGTTCTACTCTTGACCGCCCTGGTTGCACTCATTGGGATCAACGGAATGCAGAATATTCAGGACCGTGTCGACAAAGCGGATGACGTAAACAGACTTGTTCGATTCATTCTCGAAAGCCGTATTCAGGAAAAGAACTTCATGCTCAGGCACCAGCCGGAAGCGGTCAAAAACCATGCTGAAATCCTTCAAAAGCTCGTGGCTCAAACGAGAATCACAAACGACAAATTCAATCAACAATTGAACAAGGACCAAATGGCAAACGTTGCCAAAGCCGTTAATGAGTATCAACAGGCGTTTGCAACATATATGCAACTTGAAGAGAACAATCAGGCTGCCATGAAAAGCATGAATGATGCAGCCCAGATCGCCCTTCATGAAACCGACGAGCTCCGCACCGAACAACAAAAGCAACTTGCCCAGCTTATGGCATCAGGTTCGGCCGAACTTGATATCATTGAAGATAAATTGTTGAAAGCCGATGATGCCAACACCATGATAAAATGGTTTTTGGACGCCCGTATGAGTGAAAAGGACTTCATAGCCACACACAGTGAAGCCCATTTGGAGAAAAACAATGAGAACCTGAAAAAGATACTGGAACTTGCTCAGAATCTCAAAACCCGTTTCAGAAATCCGACTAACCTTGGTCAGATAGACACGGTTGAAAAAGCATTGATAACCTACCGTGGTGAATTGGATAATCTCATAACGTATCAGAAAGAGCAGAATGTCGCAGAAGGGACCATGCTAACAACTGCTCGAAAAGCCGATGAAATATGCCGTGCTGCCCGCGCCGACCAAAAAACAAAAATGATCAAGGACATAGGCAGTGCGAATATAACAAGCAGCATCACTGCGGCAGCAGCCCTCATACTTGGGATTCTGGCAGCTTTTTTTCTCACCAAAGCCATTACAAAACCCATAGCAATGGGTGTTTCCTTCGCAAAAGACATGTCTACCGGTGATTTTACCAAGACATTGGATATCAATCAAAAAGACGAAGTTGGCATGTTGGCAAAAGCGTTGAATGATATGATCACTCAATTGCGCTCTGTTGTTGCAGAGGTTGAAATGGCCACCAGCAATGTGGCTGCCGGAAGTGAAGAATTGTCTGCGTCATCAGAATCTCTCTCCCAAGGAGCAACCGAGCAGGCTGCATCTATTGAGGAAGTCTCCTCTTCAATGGAACAGATGGCTTCCAACATCAGTCAGAATGCTGAAAATGCGACAGAAACAGAAGCTCTTGCAACTAAGGCCGCCTCTGATGCCAAAAGAACTGGTTCCGCCGTCAACCAAACCGTTGAAGCAATGAAAAGCATTGCCGAGAAAATCTCCATTATCGAAGAGATAGCCCGCCAGACCAACCTTCTTGCGCTCAACGCCGCCATCGAAGCTGCCCGGGCCGGTGAGCATGGAAAGGGCTTTGCCGTGGTTGCCGCAGAAGTTCGCAAGCTCGCGGAACGCTCCGGCTCGGCTGCTGCTGAGATCAGCGAACTGTCCTCATCCAGCGTCCAAATTGCTGATAAAGCCGGTGAGATGCTGCAATCCCTCGTCCCAGATATCGAAAAGACCGCATCGCTTGTTCAGGAAATCTCCGCATCAAGCAATGAACAAAATGCCGGGGCCATTCAGATCAATCAGGCTATCAGTCAACTTGATATGGTGATTCAGCAAAATGCCTCGGCTTCCGAAGAAATGGCGTCAACAAGTGAAGAACTATCCGCACAAGGACAAACCCTTCAAGCCACCATGTCCTTTTTCAAAGTAGCTGAGCCAACACAATATACATCTTCGCATAGCGCTAACAGAATTTCCAGACCAAGTGCTATTCTGCCCTTACCTTCCCGGAATATGGGTAAAACAATGCCGGAATCAAATGGTAGAGTCATGACCAGAGATTTCGACAAGGACTACGAACGGTTTTAG
- a CDS encoding HAMP domain-containing methyl-accepting chemotaxis protein, whose translation MSVRNKLVLVLLVCVVCFALVFGVTKIGRNISDHYAMLMKQARNAYGELLQSRRQEKNFQLRKETEYVEKVTRHVDEARLILQSIVEADSEMQSAGDKALGLLAAYNTSFQALATAEIEIGLTIDTGWRNKFVMSARGLEGIFKEIKSQDMTILLLQIRRQEKNYIMRREEIYIERMNGWIEDMKETVAVSQLFNPQERAVFNEKLNIYLSAFDGYRHSLDSADKASASLIQSARSLEPVLRDIRDHYMEKSAQVASYVDLVVVSMAVGACVLIVLCILWTLFSITRPLAALQKYSRDVADGNLEAQPEGKFNHEFGNLCNDLMRMVAMLRDQLEAVRLKEEEALAQAEAARKAMLATQEQERRVRSLWDCMSETGRQAEGIADRVGLATEKVATMLVQIRDGSHNQHERIMETAVAMEQMNMVVCEVSKNASQATGRASEARDKAVEGAGLVKDAVTSIEDVNGFTDKISEGLAKLGVQVESIGQVMDVINEIADQTNLLALNAAIEAARAGEAGRGFAVVADEVRKLAEKTMSATKEVEEHVISIQDSSARNIERFREVVEVVKHSAVQARASGEAQDSIISLVEQNVLNVESIASASEEQSVASEQISKATEEVREIAKSFTEGVEHAHSAVVDLVELSEELRLGMQEMLSGGDIVDGDAGDSSGVPSVQPEQTTARQISVS comes from the coding sequence ATGTCGGTGAGAAACAAGCTTGTTCTGGTGCTTCTGGTCTGCGTTGTCTGCTTTGCGCTGGTATTTGGCGTAACCAAAATTGGAAGAAATATATCCGATCATTACGCAATGCTCATGAAACAGGCACGAAATGCCTATGGAGAACTGTTGCAGTCGCGTCGGCAGGAGAAAAATTTTCAATTGCGCAAGGAAACTGAATATGTCGAAAAGGTTACCAGACACGTCGATGAGGCGCGTTTAATTCTGCAATCCATTGTTGAAGCTGATTCAGAAATGCAATCGGCAGGTGATAAGGCGCTCGGACTCCTTGCTGCATACAATACGAGCTTTCAAGCGCTCGCCACTGCTGAAATCGAGATAGGTCTGACTATTGATACAGGTTGGCGGAATAAGTTCGTCATGTCTGCCAGGGGGCTTGAGGGGATATTCAAGGAAATTAAAAGTCAAGACATGACCATTTTGCTTTTACAGATTCGAAGGCAGGAGAAGAACTATATTATGCGACGCGAGGAGATATACATTGAAAGAATGAACGGTTGGATTGAAGACATGAAGGAAACCGTGGCAGTTTCACAATTGTTCAACCCGCAGGAGCGGGCCGTTTTCAATGAGAAGCTCAACATCTATCTGTCGGCTTTCGATGGATATCGACATAGTCTTGACTCCGCCGACAAGGCTTCTGCTTCATTGATTCAGTCAGCCCGGTCACTGGAGCCGGTCCTGAGGGACATCCGCGATCATTATATGGAGAAGAGTGCGCAGGTAGCCAGTTATGTCGACCTTGTCGTGGTCAGCATGGCGGTTGGAGCCTGTGTGTTGATAGTCTTATGTATTCTTTGGACGTTGTTTTCCATCACCCGCCCGCTTGCTGCGTTGCAGAAGTATTCGCGAGATGTTGCCGACGGTAATCTGGAGGCTCAGCCTGAGGGGAAGTTCAACCATGAATTTGGTAACCTGTGCAATGATCTGATGCGCATGGTGGCTATGCTGCGGGATCAACTGGAAGCGGTGCGTCTCAAGGAAGAAGAAGCACTGGCACAGGCCGAAGCCGCAAGGAAAGCCATGTTGGCAACCCAGGAACAGGAGCGGCGGGTTCGTTCGCTCTGGGACTGCATGTCAGAGACCGGGAGGCAGGCGGAAGGCATTGCTGACCGTGTGGGTTTAGCCACTGAAAAAGTTGCGACCATGCTTGTACAGATACGTGACGGATCGCATAATCAGCATGAGCGTATCATGGAAACCGCCGTTGCAATGGAGCAGATGAATATGGTCGTCTGCGAAGTGAGCAAAAACGCGTCTCAAGCCACTGGGCGGGCGTCCGAAGCTCGTGACAAGGCTGTTGAGGGGGCTGGCTTGGTTAAGGATGCTGTCACCTCTATTGAAGATGTAAACGGATTTACTGACAAGATCAGTGAGGGACTGGCTAAGCTGGGTGTACAGGTTGAGTCAATCGGACAGGTTATGGATGTCATCAATGAAATAGCAGACCAGACAAATCTGTTGGCATTGAACGCCGCCATTGAGGCTGCCCGTGCCGGAGAAGCTGGTCGGGGATTTGCTGTTGTGGCTGATGAGGTCCGCAAGTTGGCCGAAAAAACCATGTCAGCAACAAAAGAAGTGGAAGAGCATGTCATTTCCATTCAGGATTCATCAGCTAGAAATATTGAACGGTTCCGTGAAGTGGTAGAGGTCGTCAAGCATAGCGCGGTTCAGGCTCGGGCGTCCGGGGAAGCCCAGGATTCCATTATTTCCCTGGTTGAGCAAAATGTTCTGAATGTGGAAAGCATTGCTTCCGCATCCGAGGAGCAAAGTGTCGCGTCCGAGCAAATATCCAAGGCGACTGAAGAGGTGCGTGAAATTGCCAAGTCGTTCACCGAAGGCGTTGAGCACGCGCATTCGGCAGTGGTCGACCTTGTTGAGTTGTCTGAAGAGTTGCGCCTGGGGATGCAGGAAATGCTTTCTGGCGGAGACATAGTGGACGGAGACGCAGGGGATTCCTCGGGAGTACCTTCCGTTCAACCGGAGCAAACAACAGCACGACAAATATCTGTTTCATAA
- a CDS encoding aldehyde ferredoxin oxidoreductase C-terminal domain-containing protein yields the protein MIRDFFRVMMVNLTTGKTNIIERPGRGVYLGGTGLAAKLFEEFGHVDRDWDDPEQPVIFAIGPLTGYFPLMSKTCCAFRSPYHNEYTESYAGGKSALSLRFADLDALVITGKATRLTALCVGSRRVETRDVEYMRGFDAIATGRVLRKIFPGSGRRSILRIGPAGENLSAYACINVDTYRHFGRMGGGTAMGVKNLKAICILGDRGFALPEGKQYPKLYRHIYEQLTTTEMMAKYHGLGTAVNINPLNELKSLPWKNLQQTTSPEATNISGETFADDTLLRNAACAGCPVGCIHVGFVREQFQTNNQYLYRQVGYDYEPIFACGGMLEVTNASDVLRILDVIEKEGLDCMSTGVALAWATEALEKGVISEEETVVKLAWGDTDTYMQAVELLGRPTNEFYRLLASGTLKCAKVYGGEDFACVLGQEMAGYATGEVFFVSEALGFRHAHLDSGGYSWDQKHEDQDVNAALDFLVNDGRERIVLNCMVGCLFSRGVYKDELLAEAMESVGYGELHGSVSEIGDRVQRLRWRLRLQMGYRPDKVKIPKRFKEITTWKGPLDTDYLEALRSGYAARILEMGAPLEDEE from the coding sequence ATGATTAGAGACTTCTTCCGCGTCATGATGGTCAACCTGACCACGGGCAAGACAAATATCATCGAGCGTCCCGGACGGGGCGTGTATCTGGGCGGCACGGGGCTGGCGGCAAAGTTGTTTGAAGAGTTCGGCCATGTGGATCGCGATTGGGACGACCCGGAACAGCCCGTGATTTTCGCCATCGGGCCGCTGACAGGATATTTCCCGCTCATGAGCAAGACGTGTTGCGCGTTTCGTTCTCCATATCATAATGAGTACACCGAGAGTTACGCTGGCGGAAAATCCGCGCTGTCGCTTCGGTTCGCTGATCTCGATGCGCTTGTCATAACGGGTAAGGCGACGCGACTGACCGCCTTGTGCGTCGGTTCCCGCCGAGTTGAAACTCGCGACGTGGAATACATGCGCGGTTTTGATGCTATTGCCACAGGACGTGTGCTCAGAAAGATCTTCCCCGGCTCGGGCCGCAGGTCGATTCTGCGTATTGGTCCGGCTGGCGAAAATCTGTCGGCTTATGCCTGTATCAACGTAGACACCTATCGCCATTTCGGGCGCATGGGCGGCGGCACTGCCATGGGCGTGAAAAACCTGAAGGCGATCTGCATTCTCGGTGACCGTGGATTTGCACTGCCTGAAGGCAAGCAGTATCCCAAGCTCTACAGGCATATTTACGAGCAACTGACCACCACCGAAATGATGGCTAAATATCACGGACTCGGAACGGCGGTGAACATCAATCCGCTCAATGAGCTCAAAAGCCTGCCGTGGAAGAACCTTCAGCAGACTACCAGTCCAGAGGCCACGAACATCTCGGGTGAAACGTTTGCTGATGACACGCTGCTTCGCAATGCGGCCTGTGCCGGGTGCCCGGTCGGCTGTATTCATGTGGGCTTCGTCCGCGAACAATTCCAGACCAACAACCAATATCTTTACCGGCAGGTGGGGTATGACTATGAGCCCATATTCGCCTGTGGCGGTATGTTGGAGGTGACAAATGCCAGTGATGTCCTGCGCATCCTGGATGTCATCGAAAAGGAAGGGCTGGATTGCATGTCCACTGGCGTGGCCCTGGCCTGGGCCACCGAGGCTCTCGAAAAGGGCGTCATTAGTGAAGAAGAGACAGTTGTTAAACTGGCTTGGGGCGATACAGACACGTACATGCAGGCTGTGGAGCTGCTGGGGCGGCCTACGAATGAGTTTTATAGGCTGCTTGCCTCCGGTACGTTAAAATGCGCGAAAGTCTACGGTGGCGAGGATTTTGCCTGTGTGCTGGGCCAAGAGATGGCCGGATATGCCACGGGTGAAGTCTTCTTTGTGTCCGAGGCTCTCGGATTCCGTCATGCGCATCTGGATTCGGGCGGGTATTCGTGGGATCAGAAACATGAAGATCAGGACGTGAACGCAGCTCTCGACTTTCTTGTGAACGATGGTCGTGAACGCATCGTGCTCAACTGCATGGTCGGCTGCCTGTTCTCGCGAGGCGTGTACAAGGATGAACTTTTGGCCGAGGCCATGGAATCCGTCGGTTACGGAGAGTTGCATGGCAGCGTCTCTGAAATCGGTGACCGGGTGCAACGTCTCCGCTGGCGTCTCAGACTCCAGATGGGCTATCGTCCTGACAAGGTCAAGATTCCTAAGCGGTTCAAGGAAATTACTACCTGGAAAGGCCCCTTGGATACGGATTATCTGGAAGCCCTGCGCTCCGGTTACGCCGCCAGAATCCTCGAAATGGGCGCTCCTCTGGAAGACGAAGAATAA
- a CDS encoding 4Fe-4S binding protein, with protein MKALRAVRMERCIGCHSCSLACARQVHKFLSWNKAGIRISSSGGLSTGFEARVCLACSPAPCAEACPTGSLSQRRDGGIIQKKKLCIRCGECAKACPVDAIFLDHEVNPYVCIHCGQCVSFCPHDCLEMVELPMKEKEEGGHDD; from the coding sequence ATGAAAGCGCTTAGAGCTGTACGGATGGAGCGGTGTATCGGCTGCCATTCGTGTTCGTTGGCCTGCGCAAGGCAGGTCCACAAGTTTCTTTCCTGGAATAAGGCGGGAATTCGCATTTCGTCGTCGGGCGGCTTGTCCACCGGCTTCGAGGCTCGAGTTTGTCTGGCCTGCAGTCCTGCTCCATGTGCTGAGGCGTGTCCTACAGGGTCACTGTCCCAGCGCCGGGACGGTGGTATTATTCAGAAGAAGAAGCTGTGCATCCGTTGTGGGGAATGTGCCAAGGCCTGTCCCGTGGATGCAATTTTCTTGGATCACGAAGTGAACCCGTATGTGTGCATTCATTGCGGTCAATGCGTGTCGTTCTGTCCGCACGACTGTCTTGAAATGGTGGAACTGCCTATGAAGGAAAAGGAAGAAGGAGGACATGATGATTAG
- a CDS encoding glycosyltransferase family 4 protein has protein sequence MAKKQRIWGTLDPFFEAGPVLGRMVANVTFMRALLGSDPFDEYHFFLSGRKERAAVGKALQEAAPEFMEKGRIRLMLRQELPVMLAQTQYHCFHLSDCITSQPFMTRMRNRYSEHIFPITGLTHSLSYVNYGTAFIKHLWPGTTLRDSIVCTSRAGKQVVGQYFEWLREGFGLTETSHPAPLLSRIPLAVDSSVLTPGSKQGGGPVRLLVFGRISHHSKMDVVPLIRAVHRLVQDGMEPGGVEIVLAGWADEDDNVRTTLTNLAANAGIALHMHLRPNEKEKLELFRSADIFVSIADNPQETFGITLAEAGAFGLPVVASDYDGYKDIVEHGKTGLLVRTTGAGNTSDVDIEAPLTFDSEYHLRLSQRTAVDIPTLSDSLKLLIDSPELRQTMGTAGRKRVEKEFSWPVIIRQYVELWDFLWTEPVDAEPLRDVAHPLAPEFGRIFGHYTSDVLCDDTVLKAGRTGEAFYRGLDFPNLYVGLDMSIDLEVVKKLVFFGRKPVDTHTLIRKASEVAPHMDVARIENHILWALKQDILEHTDK, from the coding sequence ATGGCGAAAAAACAGCGCATATGGGGTACCCTTGACCCCTTTTTCGAGGCAGGTCCTGTTCTGGGCCGGATGGTTGCCAACGTGACCTTTATGCGAGCGTTGCTGGGTTCGGATCCTTTTGACGAATACCACTTTTTCCTTTCTGGGCGGAAGGAGAGGGCTGCTGTGGGGAAGGCCTTACAGGAGGCGGCCCCAGAATTCATGGAGAAGGGACGAATCAGGCTCATGCTTCGACAGGAACTACCGGTGATGCTGGCACAGACGCAGTATCACTGTTTTCATCTGTCGGACTGCATTACGAGTCAGCCGTTCATGACCCGGATGCGCAACCGATACAGTGAGCACATTTTCCCGATAACCGGTTTGACCCACTCTTTGAGTTACGTGAATTATGGAACCGCCTTTATCAAGCATTTGTGGCCCGGCACGACCCTGCGTGACAGCATCGTGTGTACGTCAAGAGCCGGAAAGCAGGTGGTGGGGCAGTATTTTGAATGGTTGCGGGAGGGATTCGGCCTGACCGAGACCAGTCATCCGGCCCCTCTGCTCTCCCGTATTCCCCTGGCTGTGGATTCGTCTGTTTTGACCCCGGGATCGAAACAGGGGGGCGGCCCGGTCAGGCTGTTGGTCTTCGGGCGTATCTCTCATCATTCAAAAATGGACGTGGTCCCGCTTATCCGTGCAGTGCACCGTCTGGTGCAGGACGGCATGGAACCCGGCGGGGTGGAGATAGTTCTGGCAGGCTGGGCGGATGAAGATGACAACGTCCGTACCACCTTGACCAATCTTGCTGCCAATGCAGGCATTGCGCTCCATATGCACTTGCGTCCGAATGAAAAAGAGAAGCTGGAACTTTTCAGGTCGGCGGACATATTTGTCTCCATTGCAGACAACCCTCAGGAAACGTTCGGTATCACTCTGGCGGAAGCGGGTGCCTTTGGGCTGCCCGTGGTGGCTTCCGACTATGATGGGTATAAGGATATCGTGGAGCACGGGAAAACCGGCTTGCTCGTGAGAACCACAGGGGCAGGCAATACTTCGGATGTAGACATTGAAGCTCCACTGACCTTTGACAGCGAGTACCATCTGCGTCTTTCCCAGCGTACGGCCGTCGATATCCCGACATTGTCAGACTCCCTGAAACTGCTCATCGACTCCCCGGAACTGCGGCAGACTATGGGCACAGCAGGCCGAAAGCGGGTGGAAAAGGAATTTTCATGGCCTGTTATTATCCGGCAGTACGTCGAGCTGTGGGATTTTCTGTGGACTGAACCCGTGGATGCCGAGCCGCTTCGGGATGTTGCACATCCTCTTGCCCCGGAATTCGGGCGAATATTCGGTCATTATACCAGCGATGTCCTGTGTGATGACACCGTGCTCAAAGCGGGGCGCACCGGCGAAGCCTTCTATCGGGGCCTGGATTTTCCCAACCTCTATGTCGGTCTCGACATGTCCATAGATCTGGAGGTCGTCAAAAAACTCGTTTTTTTCGGAAGGAAGCCGGTTGACACGCACACCCTGATACGCAAGGCTTCCGAAGTCGCGCCGCACATGGATGTTGCCCGGATTGAAAATCATATCCTGTGGGCGCTCAAACAGGATATCTTGGAACATACAGATAAATAA
- a CDS encoding sensor domain-containing diguanylate cyclase, with translation MPRQAIKRGRRPELMWGLGLDDMLMQQIEEGVGPGFHIRNFPTDSLPLGKDLSHAEKPSAAWIPWSVWNGFPEHRKAEYRDQDSTQRILIQSGEEKPLEMDQVLAEGFLTVIRTPLTRPKIQDVMFRAKEVTSMYSDIYRMTEEILLERELLARKTDQLMFLNKVLASATESLDASTILTNAKDTLSLVLPIKMLHAAFWNHQQESEVADVEIFLNGKMPPETESIWVENIMASANFMGSGPVNGFNILHTDSARRPEYSLAPDEGKLVTMPLTAGHETFGCLALLCEPGYRLGKDQVETFRSAVNHIGLALRNALTFKEVKLRADRDGLTRVYNRHSFEERLIYEIKRRRRYNHDLSLLMVDLDHFKQVNDTYGHKAGDMVLQKIGEILTTTFRTTDLAARYGGEEFVVLLPHTTEEAAWKLAERVRSTIEDCNFHFDNQDFTITASIGVASVEGGALTTNDDLIIKADKALYQAKNNGRNMVVVSGQKPVNRNRSAMQ, from the coding sequence ATGCCAAGACAAGCCATAAAACGAGGCCGACGGCCGGAGCTCATGTGGGGGCTCGGACTTGACGACATGCTCATGCAGCAGATCGAAGAAGGAGTCGGGCCTGGCTTTCATATTCGGAATTTCCCAACCGACTCTCTCCCGCTGGGGAAAGACCTTTCTCATGCAGAAAAGCCCTCTGCGGCCTGGATCCCCTGGTCGGTCTGGAATGGTTTCCCCGAACACCGCAAAGCGGAGTACCGCGATCAGGATTCAACACAGCGTATTCTGATTCAGAGCGGTGAGGAAAAACCTCTGGAAATGGATCAGGTTCTGGCCGAAGGATTCCTTACTGTAATTCGCACTCCCCTCACCCGACCCAAGATTCAGGATGTCATGTTCCGCGCCAAGGAAGTAACGTCCATGTATTCTGATATATATCGGATGACGGAAGAGATTCTTCTCGAACGTGAACTTCTGGCGCGCAAGACTGACCAGCTCATGTTTCTGAACAAGGTGCTCGCCTCGGCAACCGAAAGTCTGGATGCCTCCACCATCCTCACCAATGCCAAGGACACCCTCAGCCTCGTCTTGCCTATCAAGATGCTGCATGCCGCCTTCTGGAACCATCAGCAGGAATCCGAAGTGGCTGACGTTGAAATTTTCCTCAACGGTAAAATGCCGCCCGAAACAGAATCCATCTGGGTTGAAAATATCATGGCATCTGCCAATTTCATGGGAAGCGGTCCGGTTAACGGATTCAACATCCTGCATACCGATTCCGCCCGGCGGCCGGAGTATTCACTGGCTCCCGACGAGGGAAAACTCGTCACCATGCCGCTCACGGCCGGACATGAGACCTTTGGCTGTCTCGCTCTGCTCTGCGAACCGGGCTACCGGCTCGGCAAGGATCAGGTGGAAACATTCCGCTCCGCTGTCAACCACATCGGCCTGGCCCTGCGCAACGCCCTGACGTTCAAGGAAGTCAAACTTCGCGCCGACCGCGACGGCCTGACCCGCGTATACAACCGCCATTCCTTCGAAGAACGGCTGATATACGAAATCAAGCGTCGTCGCCGCTACAATCACGACCTTTCCCTGCTCATGGTGGACCTCGACCACTTCAAACAGGTCAACGACACATACGGCCACAAAGCCGGAGACATGGTGCTCCAGAAAATTGGCGAAATCCTGACCACGACCTTTCGTACCACTGACCTCGCAGCCCGATACGGCGGCGAAGAATTCGTGGTACTCCTGCCGCACACCACAGAAGAAGCGGCATGGAAGCTGGCGGAACGCGTCCGTTCCACTATCGAGGACTGCAACTTCCATTTCGACAATCAGGACTTCACCATTACCGCGTCCATCGGCGTGGCATCCGTGGAAGGCGGTGCATTGACCACCAATGATGACCTCATCATCAAGGCGGACAAGGCGCTCTATCAGGCCAAAAACAACGGCCGGAACATGGTCGTCGTCTCAGGCCAGAAGCCCGTCAACCGCAACCGGTCAGCAATGCAGTAA